A window of the Acipenser ruthenus chromosome 30, fAciRut3.2 maternal haplotype, whole genome shotgun sequence genome harbors these coding sequences:
- the LOC117396904 gene encoding SLIT-ROBO Rho GTPase-activating protein 2-like isoform X4: MTSPAKFRKEKEIIAEYETQVKEIRAQLLEQLKCLDQQCELRVQLLQDLQDFFRKKAEIEMDYSRNLEKLAERFLAKTRSTKDHQFKKDQNVLSPLNCWNLLLSQVKRESRDHATLSDLYLNNIIPRFVQVSEDSGRLFKKSKEVGLQLQEDLMKVLNELYTVMKTYHMYNTDSVNAESKLKEAEKQEEKQISRSVRQEDKQTPRSPDALTNIKIDEKHVRRSSVKKIEKMKEKRQAKYTENKLKAIKARNEYLLALEATNCCVFKYYIHDISDLIDCCDLGYHASLNRALRTYLSAEFNLAQSKHEGLETIDNAAENLEANSDKQRLMEMYNSVFCPPMRFDFQSHMGDTVGYMCAQQPVQGELLQRCQQLQSRLSTLNIENEEVKKTMEATLQTIQDIVTIEDFDVSDCFQYSNSMESVKSTVSETFMSKPSIAKRRANQQETEQFYFTKLKEYLEGRNLITKLQAKHDLIEKTLGESQRTDCSLASGRRNSSVRKQDASQVIPLMVESCIRFISRHGLQHEGIFRVSGSQVEVNDIKNSFERGEDPLAGDQNDHDMDSIAGVLKLYFRGLENTLFPKEVFQDLIAGVSMENLQERALHIRKVLLLLPKHTLIIMRYLFAFLSHLSQYSDDNMMDPYNLAICFGPTLMSVPECHDQVTSQAHVNELIKTIIIHHETIFPGPRELEGPVYECGVTAEEYCDSPHSDPPLAEDSVQDIVSEHHNSEDESESIEAIARFDYGGRTARELSFKKGASLLLYHRASDDWWEGRHNGVDGLVPHQYIVVQDTEDGLSERASPKSELEAAPDGAHSEEKVSTRVSVSSPTGGHVADIYLANLNKLRKRPESASIRRTFRPSEGHGPGDGPPGAMASPRATSMPVGSLPKEGPEKRPVSAHGGLNSITRHSSLKTKVESPQLRKAATAGRSKSFSNHRPLDPEVIAQDIEATMNTALNELRELERQSSVKHAPDVVLDTLEPLKTSPSLLGPTSEPSSPLHSRLLKDSDSHPLQRSASSASDVPSSFRPSKTSAKAAAPPREARPPVTRPKPMVYHKTNSAGPGMGSPTSTTPPTPPPPPPPTDKSCIV, encoded by the exons GAAGGATCAGAACGTGCTGTCTCCGTTGAACTGCTGGAACCTGCTGCTGAGCCAGGTGAAGAGAGAGAGCCGAGACCACGCCACGCTCAGCGACCTCTACCTCAACAACATCATCCCCCGCTTCGTCCAGGTCAGCGAGGACTCCGGACGCCTCTTCAAGAAG AGTAAAGAGGTGGGGCTGCAGCTGCAAGAGGACTTGATGAAGGTTCTCAATGAGCTTTACACG GTGATGAAGACGTACCACATGTACAACACGGACAGCGTGAACGCGGAGAGCAAGCTGAAGGAGGCTGAGAAGCAGGAGGAGAAGCAGATCAGCCGCTCAGTGCGCCAGGAGGACAAGCAGACCCCGCGCTCACCCGACGCCCTCACCAACATTAAGATCGATGAGAAGCATGTGCGCCGCAGCTCCGTCAAGAAGATCGAGAAGATGAAGGAGAAG CGCCAAGCCAAATACACTGAAAACAAGCTGAAGGCAATCAAAGCCAGGAATGAGTACCTGCTAGCTCTGGAGGcaacaaactgctgtgtcttcaAATACTACATCCACGATATCTCCGATCTTATTGAT TGCTGTGACCTGGGCTATCACGCCAGTCTGAACCGCGCTCTGCGGACCTACCTCTCTGCGGAGTTCAACCTGGCGCAGTCGAAGCACGAGGGCCTGGAGACCATCGACAACGCTGCTGAGAACCTGGAGGCCAACAGCGACAAGCAGCGGCTCATGGAGATGTACAACAGCGTCTTCTGCCCCCCCATGAGGTTCGACTTCCAGTCCCACATGGGCGACACG GTGGGGTACATGTGCGCTCAGCAGCCCGTGCAGGGCGAGCTGCTCCAGAGGTGTCAACAGCTGCAGTCCCGGCTCTCCACACTCAACATTGAAAACGAGGAG GTGAAGAAGACCATGGAGGCGACCCTGCAGACCATCCAGGACATTGTGACGATCGAGGACTTCGACGTGTCTGACTGCTTCCAGTACAGCAACTCCATGGAGTCGGTCAAATCCACCGTGTCGGAGACCTTCATGAGCAAACCCAGCATCGCCAAGAGGAGAGCGAACCAGCAGGAGACTGAGCAGTTCTACTTCACG aaacTGAAGGAGTACCTAGAAGGCAGGAACCTGATCACCAAACTCCAAGCCAAACACGACCTGATTGAGAAGACACTGGGGGAGA GCCAAAGGACTGATTGCTCCCTTGCCAG TGGAAGGAGGAACTCATCTGTGCGGAAGCAG GATGCAAGCCAAGTTATTCCCCTGATGGTTGAAAGCTGTATAAGATTCATCAGCCGACATG GCCTGCAGCATGAAGGCATTTTCAGAGTGTCTGGATCACAAGTGGAGGTCAATGACATTAAGAACTCGTTTGAGAGAG GCGAGGATCCGCTTGCAGGAGACCAGAATGACCACGACATGGACTCCATCGCAGGAGTGCTCAAGCTCTACTTCCGAGGCCTGGAGAACACGCTCTTCCCCAAGGAAGTCTTTCAAGACCTCATTGCCGGAGTGT CGATGGAGAACCTCCAGGAGAGAGCTCTGCACATCCGGAAggtcctgctgctgctgcccaaACACACCCTGATCATCATGAGATACCTGTTTGCGTTCCTCAGCCA cctgTCTCAGTACAGCGATGACAACATGATGGACCCCTACAACCTGGCTATTTGCTTCGGCCCCACGCTGATGTCAGTCCCCGAGTGCCACGACCAGGTCACCTCCCAGGCGCACGTAAACGAGCTGATCAAAACCATCATCATCCACCACGAGACCATCTTTCCTGGGCCCAGGGAGCTGGAGGGCCCCGTGTACGAGTGCGGAGTCACCGCTGAGGAGTACTG TGACAGCCCCCACAGCGATCCTCCATTGGCAGAAGACTCCGTGCAAGATATCGTCAGCGAACATCACAACAGCGAGGACG AGTCTGAGTCCATCGAAGCCATCGCCAGGTTCGACTACGGGGGCCGCACAGCTCGGGAGCTGTCCTTCAAGAAGGGGGCCTCGCTGCTGCTCTACCATCGCGCCTCTGACGACTGGTGGGAGGGGCGCCATAATGGTGTGGATGGGCTGGTACCACACCAGTACATCGTGGTGCAGGACAC GGAGGACGGTTTGTCCGAGAGGGCCAGTCCCAAATCGGAACTGGAAGCTGCGCCGGACGGAGCACACTCGGAGGAGAAGGTGTCCACTAGGGTCAGTGTCAGCTCTCCCACTGGGGGCCACGTGGCGGATATCTACCTAGCGAACCTCAACAA ACTAAGGAAGCGCCCCGAGTCTGCAAGCATCAGGAGGACCTTCCGGCCCAGCGAGGGCCACGGTCCAGGGGATGGGCCGCCAGGGGCCATGGCTAGTCCTAGAGCCACCTCCATGCCAGTGGGCAGCCTGCCGAAAGAGGGTCCGGAGAAACGGCCAGTCAGCGCCCATGGGGGCCTCAACTCCATCACCCGGCACTCCTCCCTCAAGACCAAGGTGGAGAGCCCGCAGTTACGCAAAGCAGCCACCGCAGGGCGCTCCAAGAGCTTCAGCAACCACCGGCCGCTGGACCCTGAAGTCATTGCCCAG GACATCGAGGCGACGATGAACACAGCCCTGAATGAGCTGCGTGAGCTGGAGAGGCAGAGCAGCGTGAAGCACGCTCCCGACGTGGTGCTGGACACACTGGAGCCCTTGAAGACCTCTCCCTCCCTGCTGGGGCCCACCTCTGAGCCCTCCAGCCCCCTCCACTCCCGCCTGCTCAAGGACTCGGACTCGCACCCCCTGCAGCGCAGCGCCAGCTCAGCCAGCGACGTGCCCAGCTCTTTCCGCCCTTCCAAGACTTCTGCCAAGGCCGCCGCACCCCCACGAGAGGCCAGACCCCCGGTCACCCGGCCCAAACCCATGGTGTACCACAAGACGAACTCCGCCGGCCCTGGCATGGgctctcccacctccaccacccccCCTACACCCccgccaccccctccccccacggaTAAATCATGCATAGTGTGA